The Chitinophagales bacterium genome contains the following window.
CAGCAAACCAGAGGCGCTGATGTGGCAGATGAAAAGAAGTGGCTCTTTTTTGGTCAATGAGCTGATGAAGGAGATGTTCCCAGCCCTCGTGCACAATTTCGGCATCGGTAAAGCAGCTGAACAACATCAGGGCGTCATGCAGGGCATCGGGGGTGTCGGCCTGGGGCCACGCTTCGGCTTTTACAGTTTGGATAGCTTCCAGGTCCAGTTTGCCGAGGTCTTTGGCTGCAGCAGGGTCGAGCCATCTGCGATTTTGCACGGCACGCGTGCGTCTTTCTTCCAGCGGAGCGTCATCCAGAAAGGCATAAGGACGCGCATTGAGTATTTCCGCAGCAAACGGAGAAGGTTCACGCAGGTCACGGGCAATAAGGGAAATCTCGCGGTTTTTTATTTTCTCCAGTAGTCTCTCCAGGTTTTCAATATCCATTGCTTCATACAGGCAATCGTAGATGGTTTGATTTACCAGCGGATGATCGGGAATTTCTCTTTCGCCCTGAATATTTTCAAAGCAAGCAAGCTGGTCAGGAAAGATGAGGGCAATGAGATCTTCTGCCTGTGAGCGCTGAATTTGCGGGGGCACCTTTTTACCGGCCCTTCTGCGCAGCACCGCCAAGGCACGGGTAGCATTCCATCGCCAGCGTATTTCAAACATAGGAGAGTCAAGCAGAGCCTGCGTAAGGATATGCCGCACGGTCTCGGGAGACAAATAGTCAAAGACTTCAGCCAGCGGGAAGCTATGCGTGGCGCCCAGGGATAGTATGATGGCGTTTTCGGTAGCTGCGGCTTGCAACTCAAAGTTGAATTTTTTGCAGAAGCGCTTTCTTAAGGCCAGCCCCCAGGCGCGATTTATTCGCACTCCGTAATCAGAATGAATAATCAGATGCATATCACCCGCTTCGTCAAAGAAGCGTTCCATCACCAGGGTGTTATGAGTGGGCATTGCCCCCAGTGCAGCCTGGCCGGCTGCAAGATATGAAACCAGTTGTTCGGCCGCCACAGAAGGCAACTGCAACTCCTGCATGAGGAAAGCCACTGCTTCCTGTTTCCATGATGCTTCTGATGTCTCTGTTCCGTGCGCTGCAGGAGTAAGGCTGCTCAGGTCACCGAGCCGGGAGGAAATGGTTTCCTTGAGCCTGGATACAGCTTCGGAGAGCTCTACACTACGGCCGGGGGCCTCACCAAACCAGAAGGGGATAGTAGGCGGTTGACCTTTGGCATCTTCAACCCGCACTTTTCCATTTTCCACCCGCAGGATGCGCCATGAAGTATTTCCCAGCTGGAAAATATCTCCTTCCATACTTTCAATGGCAAAATCTTCATTCAGCGTGCCTATGGTGATATTTTCGGGCTCCAGCACTACGTCATAGTCAAAATTGTCGGGGATGGCGCCACCGGATACCAGAGCGGTTAGGCGTGCGCCTTTCCTTGCATGGACGCGTTGGTTGACCATGTCATACTGCAGATAGGCAGCTCTGCGTCCCAGCCGGGTGGTAAATCCTTCTGCAAGCATTTTAATGATCTGATCAAACTCAGGGCGGCTAAGGTTGCGGTAGGGATAAGCTCTGCGCACCAGTTGGTAGAGATCTTCGGTCTGATAGGGGCAACAGGCCACCTCAGCCACAATCTGCTGGGAAAGGATGTCCAGAGGTTTTTCAGGAATAAGGATATTATCCAGTTCACCGTGCCTGATGCAATCCAGCAGAGCAGTGCATTCCAGGAGGTCATCCAGGCTAAGCGGAAACAATCTGCCTTTCGGTGTTCCGAAAACCGTGTGTCCGGAGCGTCCTACACGCTGCAGAAAAGTTGCTATGGAGCGAGGGGAACCGATTTGAATTACGAGTTCCACAGAGCCTATGTCAATACCTAGTTCAAGAGAGGCCGTAGCCACCAATGCACGCAGGTTGCCTCGTTTGAGACGTTGTTCCGCATCGTGGCGTTGTTCTTTGGCCATGCTTCCGTGGTGAGCGGTGACTACATCTTCGCCCAGCTGTGCGGTCAGTTGATGGGCCAGACGCTCTGCAAGCCTGCGGGTGTTGACAAAGATGAGAGTGGTTTTATGTTGTCTTATAAGCTCTTCCATTCGGTCATAGATTTCCCCCCACACTTCATTGCTCATTACTGCTGTTAGGGGAGAACGCGGAAGTTCAAGAGCCAGGTCTAAAGTTCGGGAGTGACCTGTATTCACAATGGAGCAGGGAGACAAATCAGTATTTTCGGAATCTGCCTTCGGAGAGCCTGTGAGAAAGCGGGCAACGAGCTCTAAGGGCTGTTGTGTAGCGGAAAGCCCGATACGCTGCAGAGGCTTATCGCAGAGTTCCTGAAGGCGCTCCACGGAAAGGGCAAGGTGCGACCCGCGTTTGTTGCCGACAAGGGCATGAATCTCGTCAATAATTAATGTTTGTGTGGCGGAGAGCATTTTCCGTCCACTGACACTGGTGAGCAACAGATAAAGCGACTCTGGAGTAGTAACCAGTATGTGTGGCGGATTTTTCGCCATCGCTGTGCGTACAGAGGGGGGAGTATCACCTGTGCGCACCATCACATGGATTTCAGGCGGGTGGCATCCGGCCTTCTCCAGCTCTTCGGCTATTCCTCTGAGTGGCATTTTCAGGTTGAGATGAATATCATTGCTGAGTGCCTTCAGCGGGGACACGTAGACCACGCGGGTAGCCGCCTTATAAGACTTTTCAGGGGTTTGACGGATGAGGTCATCAATAGCAGCAAGGAAAGCGGCAAGGGTTTTTCCGCTGCCGGTAGGAGCTGCAATGAGCACATGGCGATGTTTTTTAATTTCTGCCCAGGCCTTAAGCTGCACTTCGGTAGGCGCCTGAAATGTGTTTTCGAACCAGCGCGCAACAGCAGGATGAAAGATATTATGTAGCATGTAACGTGAAAAGATAAACAAAATTCGGAGATGCCGATTCGGGAGAGGACGTGTGGGGATGAAGGGTTTTTCTTAATAAAGCGTTAAATATCTGCAAAGGGAAAACTGAAGTTATGCAAGCCGTTTAATCAGGGCCATCAGCCAGCCGGAAGGCTTGTTTGATATTATTGGCTACCACCAGAGCCAGCAAAGGGTTTTCAAACGTGGTTGTGTAATGATCAGTGCGCAGATCAATTCCTTTAAGGAGCCGGATGAAATCAAATTCAACAGAGATAATCACGTGAGAGGATCCGGTAATTTCAAAACTTCGGTTGATGTGGATGGTGCGCAGCAGATTATCGCTGCCTGCGGTAAATTCAAAAGCAACGTCTGGTATTGCATCCGGGAGGTATGAAGTGTCAGCCATTCCTGTTGTTTTAAAAAAAATATAGCCTTTAGCTGTATTGCCGTAGTGCATATTGTGATAGGAAGAAAGAAGGGATGTGTCTGCATATTGCGAAGGGTCAGCGTGATTAAGGGAGGGATTGAGGCCGATGTCAAATTTTAGCCCTGAATAGTTTCCTGCAGGTGTAGCATCTACATACATGCGGCTACGTGTAAGGTTTTTGGCAAGAAGCACGGTTCCTACAGAAACTTCTGAACTGTCCTGTTGTCTTATAAGACGGATGTTGGAGATATAGAAAGAAAGCTGGGAAACCGAAAACGACCGGTTGAAAAGATCTCTATAGGTTTTACCATATTCCAGAGGCTCATCATCCACCGTGGCGGAAAGTTCAAGGTAGAGGTGAAAACCGGAATCACCGGGAGGTATAACGGTATCTTCACTACAGCCGAAAAGCGTGACTGCTATAAGTACAAAATTTAGCCACCTCCGGATGCTGAAGATCATACACGGCTCATGCAATGACGGCCATTTTATCCAATACGTCCATCACTTCTCTTACGGAAGCAGCGGACTGGCGGAGCAGGGCCATTTCACTTTCATTCAGCTGCAATTCAATGACCTGTTCAATACCGTTTCTGCCCAGCTTAACCGGCACTCCCAGGTAGATGTCTTTTAGTCCATATTCCCCATTGAGGAGAGCACAGCAGGGATAAATTCTTTTTTCATCCTTCACGATAGACTCTACCATTTGTGCAGCAGCGGCTCCCGGGGCATACCATGCTGAAGTGCCCATGAGCTTAACCAGCTCTCCGCCACCGACTTTGGTTCGTTCAATGATGGCATTCAGGCGGTCGGGTTTGACCAGTTCAGTAACCGGAATGCCTGAAACGGTAGTATAGCGTGGCAGGGGTACCATCGTGTCTCCATGACCACCCAGTAGCATAGCCTGAATGTCTTTTGGTGAGCAGTTCAGCTCTTCAGCAAGAAAAGCTTTATAACGAGCCGTATCCAGAATGCCTGCCATGCCAAATACGCGCCTGGATTCAAATTTGGATGTCAGATAAGCGCAATAGGTCATTACATCAAGGGGATTGGAAACGACTATGATGATGCAGTTGGGGGAGTGTTTGACAACATTTTCGGTAACAGTTTTCACAATGCCTGCATTGGTGGAAATGAGGTCATCGCGGCTCATGCCGGGCTTGCGAGGCATTCCGGAGGTTATCACCACCACATCCGAGCCGGCAGTGGGGGCATAATCATTGGTTACCCCGCGCACACGGGTGCTGTAAAGATTTATAGGGGCTGTTTGCCAGATATCAAGTGCTTTTCCTTCGGCAATACCTTCTTTGATGTCCAGCAGAATGATTTCCTGCACAATATCATAATGTGCCAGTACATTTGCTACGGTGGCGCCTACATTTCCTGCGCCAATCACGGATACTTTCATACGTATTGTTTTTGGAGCTTAAAGTTATCAGTTAAAAATTTTTCTGCCAATTGTAGTTGCGTTCGGATAAAAATGTTTTTAATGTGTGGAAACATGTTCGGCTGCTTCCTGCGAGCTGTAGCTGTCAACGGGCGGACACGTACATACCAGATTCCGGTCACCGTAGGGGTTATTGACCCGGCTTACCGGGGGCCAGAATTTATTGCTGCGTACAAAATCAAGCGGAAATGCTGCTTTTTGCCGGCTGTAGGGGTGGGTCCACTTGTCTGCGGTTACTTCATCCGCTGTATGGGGTGCATTTTTCAGCACATTGTCCTTTTCATCGGCTGAACGGTTTTCTATTTCCTGAATTTCTCTGCGGATATGAATAAGGGCATCGCAGAAGCGATCCAGTTCGTCTTTGCTTTCGCTCTCGGTAGGTTCAATCATCAGTGTGCCGGCAACGGGAAAAGATACCGTAGGTGCATGGAAACCGTAATCCATCAGGCGTTTAGCTACATCATCTACTTCAATGTTTGCCCGATATTTAAATTCCCGCAGGTCAATAATCAGTTCATGGGCCACCCGTCCGGTTTTGCCGGCATACAACACTTTAAAGTGTTTTTCCAGTCGTGTTTTGATGTAGTTTGCATTCAGAATGGCATAACGCGAAGCATTGGTTATGCCCTCTTTTCCCAGCAGCCTAATGTAGGCATAGGAGATAATGAGGATGCTGGCACTCCCCCAGGGAGCAGCCGAAACGGGAGTAATGGCTTTTGCACCTCCCGTTTTAACAAGAGGATGACCAGGCAGATAGGGTGTCAGATGTGCGGCAACGCAGATGGGACCCATGCCAGGCCCTCCTCCTCCGTGAGGGATGCTGAACGTTTTGTGCAGATTGATATGACATACATCTGCCCCTATGGAAGCGGGGCTCGTTAATCCAACCTGTGCATTCAGATTGGCTCCGTCCATATATACCTGGCCTCCGCAAGCGTGAATATACGCACATACTTCACGGATATTTTCCTCAAAAACTCCATGTGTGCTGGGGTATGTGATCATCAGCACGCTCAGACGGTCTTTATAACGCTCGGCTTTTTCCTTCAGGTCAGCCAGATCAATATTTCCCATGGCATCGCATTTGACCACAACTACTTCCAATCCTGCCATGACGGCACTGGCGGGGTTGGTGCCATGGGCGGATGAGGGTATGAGAGCCACATTGCGGTGTCCCTGACCGATATCATTCTGATAAGCCCTGATCACCATGAGGCCGGCATATTCGCCCTGGGCCCCGGAATTAGGTTGCAGGGATACCCCGCTGAAACGGGTAATCTCACGCAGGTAATTTTCCAGTTCACGGATAATCCGGGCATAGCCCTCAGCCTGTTCGGCGGGCACAAAGGGATGTATGTCGGCAAATTCACTCCAGCTAACAGGCATAAGCTGGGTAGCGGCATTCAGTTTCATAGTGCAGGAGCCCAGCGGTATCATGGAATGAGTCAGAGAAATGTCTTTGCGCTCAAGGGATTTGATATAGCGCATCATCTGGGTTTCAGAGTGATAGCTGTTGAAAACCGGATGAGTAAGAAAGGTACTCGTTCTTTGTAGTGCTGCCGGAATGGTTGAAGAGTAATTGGCAGTATCGGCTTCCAGGGGCAGGCGTTTGGCTTTTTTACGGGCACTAACAGCAAATACGTTGACAATTTGCTCCAGGTCGGCAATCAGAACGGTTTCATCCAGTGCAATACCAATAAAGCCAGGGGCGTAGCGGAGGTTAATCCTGGCTTTCTCCGCTATTTGGCGAATTGCCTGTTGCTGCTGGTCTGTGGCAGCAATCTTTAATGTATCAAAATAGCTGGAGTTGAGTTGGCTATAGCCCAAATCTGTGAGCTCCTTTTCCAGGATGTTGGCCAGCAGGTGTATGCGGGAGGCTATCTTTTTCAGTCTGTGTGGGCCGTGATAGGCAGCATACATGCCGGCCATGATAGCCAGAAGAGCCTGAGCGGTGCAAATGTTGGAAGTAGCCTTTTCCCTTCGGATATGTTGTTCGCGGGTTTGCAGGGCCATGCGCAGAGCAGGTTTTTCCCGGCTGTCAATGGAAACGCCAATAATTCTGCCAGGCACAAGACGCTTGAATTCCTCTTTAACGGCAAAAAAGGCGGCATGGGGTCCGCCATAACCCAAAGGCACACCAAAGCGCTGTGCGCTGCCTACGGCAATGTCAGCTCCCAGTTCACCGGGTGGCTTGAGCAGAGTGAGGCTGAGCAGGTCTGCAGCCATCACCACGCTTACTCCGGCTGCGTGTGCCTCGGCTATCAAGCTGTGATAGTCGTTCACAGCACCGTCAGCATCCGGATATTGCAGCAACAATCCAAAAACCCCATGGGTAAATTCAAAAGCGGAGTAGTTGCCAATGTGTAATTGAATACCCAAAGGCAGCGCCCGTGTTTTAAGCACTTCAATAGTTTGCGGAAAGCATTTATCGGAAACCAGAAAAACCCGGGCATCGGCAGCTTTTTTCTGGCGGTTGTTATACAGCAATAGCATAGCTTCCGCAGCCGCAGTGGCTTCGTCCAGCAGTGATGCATTGGCCACGGGCAGACCTGTGAGGTCGCAAATCATGGTCTGGAAGTTGAGCAAGGCCTCCAGACGCCCCTGGGATATTTCAGCCTGATAGGGTGTGTACTGTGTATACCACCCCGGATTCTGAAAAATATTTCTCAGCAACACGGGTGGGGTGATGCAGTTGTAATAGCCCAGGCCTATATAGGATTTGTAGAGCCGGTTGAGGGCGGCAGTTTCCCGCAGTTCCCTTAAAAATTCATATTCACTGAGTGCATCAGGCAGGTTGAGCGGCTCCTTGAGGCGGATAGTTTCGGGAATGGTTTCCATGATGAGTGCATCCAGGCTTTCGGCATTCACCAGCCGGAGCATTTCCCTGGTTTCATGTGCCCGGGGACCGATATGTCTTTCTTCAAAAGAATCAGCAGAGTTGAGATGGATTGTCACCTGAAAAATTTTCGGCAAAGTTAAGGTTTGCATCTATAATGCATATAACAACTTACAGAGCTATCGCGCACCTCGGGTACGCAGCCTTTGCTTTGCACGTGCCCGGCAAAGTCACTTCAATTGGGTAACTTAGCAGCTCATCTTTTTTATTTAAAATGAAGCAAGTCTTTCTATTGCTGTGTGTTTTGCCTGCTTTGCTTTTTGCGCAAAAGGATGAAGACAGGCTCATTCAGTTGTCGGGTCTGGTTTTGACCAGCGACAGCCTGATAGGCATACCTTATGCAACCATTATTATAAAGCATGAGGGGAGGGGTACGCTATCCAACTATGATGGTTTCTTTTCTCTGGTTGTTCTTCCCGGTGATTCGGTAAAGTTTTCAGCGGTAGGTTTCCGTCCGGAAATAATTGCTATTCCGGATACTTTTTCCAGAAAAAAATATTCGGTCATACAGTTGCTCACGCAGGATACCATTTACCTTCCGGAAACTATTATTTACCCTTGGCCTACCAAGGAAGAGTTTCGCAAGGCATTTTTGTCGCTGAATATTCCGGATGATGACCTGGAGCGGGCGAGAAAGAATCTGGAGCGTGAGCGGCTCAAGGAGATAGGTAGCGTGATGGCTATGGATGCCAATGAAGCAACGGATTATTATTTCCGCACCGAAGCGCAGAAATTTTATTATGCCGGCCAGATGCCTCCGCAAAATATATTCAATCCCTTTGCATGGGCACAATTTATTGAAGCCTGGAAGCGGGGCGACTTTAGGCGCAAGTA
Protein-coding sequences here:
- a CDS encoding ATP-dependent DNA helicase — its product is MLHNIFHPAVARWFENTFQAPTEVQLKAWAEIKKHRHVLIAAPTGSGKTLAAFLAAIDDLIRQTPEKSYKAATRVVYVSPLKALSNDIHLNLKMPLRGIAEELEKAGCHPPEIHVMVRTGDTPPSVRTAMAKNPPHILVTTPESLYLLLTSVSGRKMLSATQTLIIDEIHALVGNKRGSHLALSVERLQELCDKPLQRIGLSATQQPLELVARFLTGSPKADSENTDLSPCSIVNTGHSRTLDLALELPRSPLTAVMSNEVWGEIYDRMEELIRQHKTTLIFVNTRRLAERLAHQLTAQLGEDVVTAHHGSMAKEQRHDAEQRLKRGNLRALVATASLELGIDIGSVELVIQIGSPRSIATFLQRVGRSGHTVFGTPKGRLFPLSLDDLLECTALLDCIRHGELDNILIPEKPLDILSQQIVAEVACCPYQTEDLYQLVRRAYPYRNLSRPEFDQIIKMLAEGFTTRLGRRAAYLQYDMVNQRVHARKGARLTALVSGGAIPDNFDYDVVLEPENITIGTLNEDFAIESMEGDIFQLGNTSWRILRVENGKVRVEDAKGQPPTIPFWFGEAPGRSVELSEAVSRLKETISSRLGDLSSLTPAAHGTETSEASWKQEAVAFLMQELQLPSVAAEQLVSYLAAGQAALGAMPTHNTLVMERFFDEAGDMHLIIHSDYGVRINRAWGLALRKRFCKKFNFELQAAATENAIILSLGATHSFPLAEVFDYLSPETVRHILTQALLDSPMFEIRWRWNATRALAVLRRRAGKKVPPQIQRSQAEDLIALIFPDQLACFENIQGEREIPDHPLVNQTIYDCLYEAMDIENLERLLEKIKNREISLIARDLREPSPFAAEILNARPYAFLDDAPLEERRTRAVQNRRWLDPAAAKDLGKLDLEAIQTVKAEAWPQADTPDALHDALMLFSCFTDAEIVHEGWEHLLHQLIDQKRATSFHLPHQRLWFAAERIPQMQAVFPESKLMPEIPAPDMLRNQTCSSEEALKELVRGRLEAVGPTTAADLAATFCLNQTTIESALVLLENEGFVFRGHFTPDRHEEEWCERRLLARIHRYTLSKLRKEIEPVSISMFMQFLFAWHHLDPAFRQEGPLALEKIIAQLEGFEAQAAAWESDILPSRVANYDFQWLDALCLSGKLLWGRFRAQRSESVPPKAAAPVKTTPITFISRQNLPVWKEMTEERKIPFPQDLSPLARRVTELLNNQGATFFHDLVNKTQSLPLQVEKALAELVASGLVTADSYTGLRALLAPARFASGRALRPSFSMEQAGRWSLIDYNCEAADTSPSGQRKKLETIIKILLKRYGIVFRRLAEREYLIPPWWELVRVLRLMEARGDVRGGRFVEGVYGEQYALPEAVSLLRKIRKEGKTGSLIAVSAADPLNLTGMVLPHKRVPAVYTNRLLFRDGRLIAVKEGKDIHIMEESDPAAAWKIRNALIQRNVSPKLKAYLGKGMS
- the gcvP gene encoding glycine dehydrogenase (aminomethyl-transferring), which encodes MQTLTLPKIFQVTIHLNSADSFEERHIGPRAHETREMLRLVNAESLDALIMETIPETIRLKEPLNLPDALSEYEFLRELRETAALNRLYKSYIGLGYYNCITPPVLLRNIFQNPGWYTQYTPYQAEISQGRLEALLNFQTMICDLTGLPVANASLLDEATAAAEAMLLLYNNRQKKAADARVFLVSDKCFPQTIEVLKTRALPLGIQLHIGNYSAFEFTHGVFGLLLQYPDADGAVNDYHSLIAEAHAAGVSVVMAADLLSLTLLKPPGELGADIAVGSAQRFGVPLGYGGPHAAFFAVKEEFKRLVPGRIIGVSIDSREKPALRMALQTREQHIRREKATSNICTAQALLAIMAGMYAAYHGPHRLKKIASRIHLLANILEKELTDLGYSQLNSSYFDTLKIAATDQQQQAIRQIAEKARINLRYAPGFIGIALDETVLIADLEQIVNVFAVSARKKAKRLPLEADTANYSSTIPAALQRTSTFLTHPVFNSYHSETQMMRYIKSLERKDISLTHSMIPLGSCTMKLNAATQLMPVSWSEFADIHPFVPAEQAEGYARIIRELENYLREITRFSGVSLQPNSGAQGEYAGLMVIRAYQNDIGQGHRNVALIPSSAHGTNPASAVMAGLEVVVVKCDAMGNIDLADLKEKAERYKDRLSVLMITYPSTHGVFEENIREVCAYIHACGGQVYMDGANLNAQVGLTSPASIGADVCHINLHKTFSIPHGGGGPGMGPICVAAHLTPYLPGHPLVKTGGAKAITPVSAAPWGSASILIISYAYIRLLGKEGITNASRYAILNANYIKTRLEKHFKVLYAGKTGRVAHELIIDLREFKYRANIEVDDVAKRLMDYGFHAPTVSFPVAGTLMIEPTESESKDELDRFCDALIHIRREIQEIENRSADEKDNVLKNAPHTADEVTADKWTHPYSRQKAAFPLDFVRSNKFWPPVSRVNNPYGDRNLVCTCPPVDSYSSQEAAEHVSTH
- the mdh gene encoding malate dehydrogenase, whose protein sequence is MKVSVIGAGNVGATVANVLAHYDIVQEIILLDIKEGIAEGKALDIWQTAPINLYSTRVRGVTNDYAPTAGSDVVVITSGMPRKPGMSRDDLISTNAGIVKTVTENVVKHSPNCIIIVVSNPLDVMTYCAYLTSKFESRRVFGMAGILDTARYKAFLAEELNCSPKDIQAMLLGGHGDTMVPLPRYTTVSGIPVTELVKPDRLNAIIERTKVGGGELVKLMGTSAWYAPGAAAAQMVESIVKDEKRIYPCCALLNGEYGLKDIYLGVPVKLGRNGIEQVIELQLNESEMALLRQSAASVREVMDVLDKMAVIA